In Mustela nigripes isolate SB6536 chromosome 2, MUSNIG.SB6536, whole genome shotgun sequence, a single window of DNA contains:
- the MLH1 gene encoding DNA mismatch repair protein Mlh1 isoform X3 — MLSACLQGSAPCPLGNTSHERETLLPGLAGPSGEVVKSTTGVTPSSASGNGDKVYAHQMVRTDSREQKLDAFLQPMSKALSSQPEAIVPQDRTDASSGRPGQQDEEMLELPEPAQASATNQGTEEDATEGPSETSERRGPPSSLGNPRKRPRESSDVEMAEDDFRKEMTAACTPRRRIINLTSVLSLQEEINARGHETLREMLQNHSFVGCVNPQWALAQHQTKLYLLNTTKLSEELFYQILIYDFANFGVLRLSEPAPLFDLAMLALDSPESGWTEEDGPKEGLAEYIVEFLKKKAEMLTDYFSLEIDEEGNLTGLPLLIDNYVPPLEGLPIFILRLATEVNWDEEKECFESLSKECAMFYSIRKQYVSEESTLSGQQGEVSGSSANPWKRTVEHVVYKALRSHLLPPRHFTEDGNILQLANLPDLYKVFERC, encoded by the exons ACTTTACTACCAGGTCTTGCTGGCCCCTCCGGAGAGGTGGTTAAATCCACAACAGGTGTGACCCCCTCATCTGCTTCTGGAAATGGCGACAAGGTCTATGCCCACCAGATGGTCCGCACAGATTCACGGGAACAGAAGCTTGATGCCTTTCTGCAACCCATGAGCAAGGCTCTGTCCAGTCAGCCTGAGGCCATTGTTCCACAAGACAGGACCGATGCTTCCAGTGGCAGGCCTGGACAGCAAGATGAGGAAATGCTTGAACTCCCAGAGCCTGCTCAAGCGTCTGCCACAAATCAGGGCACAGAGGAAGATGCAACAGAGGGGCCTTCAGAAACATCAGAGAGGAGAGGACCCCCTTCCAGCCTGGGCAACCCCAG AAAGAGGCCCCGGGAAAGCTCTGATGTGGAAATGGCGGAAGATGATTTCCGAAAGGAAATGACAGCAGCGTGTACCCCTCGGCGGAGGATCATCAACCTCACCAGTGTGCTGAGCCTCCAGGAAGAAATTAACGCACGGGGACATGAGA CACTTCGAGAGATGCTGCAGAACCACTCCTTTGTGGGCTGTGTGAATCCGCAGTGGGCCTTGGCACAGCATCAGACCAAGTTATACCTTCTCAACACCACCAAACTGAG tgaagaACTGTTCTACCAGATACTCATTTATGATTTTGCCAATTTTGGTGTTCTCAGGCTCTCG GAGCCAGCACCACTGTTTGACCTGGCCATGCTAGCCTTGGATAGTCCTGAGAGTGGCTGGACGGAGGAAGATGGTCCCAAAGAAGGACTTGCCGAGTACATTGTTGAGTTTCTGAAGAAGAAGGCTGAGATGCTCACAGACTATTTCTCTTTGGAAATCGATGAG GAAGGGAACCTGACTGGATTACCCCTGCTGATCGACAACTATGTGCCTCCTTTGGAGGGTCTGCCTATCTTCATTCTTCGACTAGCCACGGAG GTGAACTGGGATGAAGAGAAGGAATGTTTTGAAAGCCTCAGTAAAGAATGTGCTATGTTTTACTCCATTCGGAAGCAGTACGTATCTGAGGAGTCGACCCTCTCGGGCCAGCAG GGGGAAGTGTCCGGCTCCTCTGCAAACCCCTGGAAGCGGACTGTGGAGCACGTTGTCTATAAAGCCTTACGCTCACACCTTCTGCCTCCTAGACATTTCACAGAAGATGGAAATATCCTACAGCTTGCTAACCTGCCTGATCTGTACAAAGTCTTCGAGAGGTGCTAA